One window of the Pedobacter ginsengisoli genome contains the following:
- a CDS encoding glycoside hydrolase family 2 protein has product MKLFSYLIGLCLSQSLIVSAQSQNWKPVPGKISTPWAEKLNPANPLPEYPRPQLVRANNWKNLNGLWNYSINHKNESEPKAYQGKILVPFAVESSLSGVGKTVGKDSLLWYQTSFAVPANMKNTVLLHFGAVDWKSEIYLNGKKVGTHEGGFDPFSFDITPFLKKGGKQELTVSVWDPTDNGPQPRGKQQIKPEGIWYTPVTGIWQTVWLEGVAKSYIASTKQTPDIDAKSLTVSADVQAAQAGDKLKISAFDGATKVSEQEVDATETATLVIANPKLWSPSSPFLYDLKVALVRNGKTVDEVKSYFAMRKSSMGPDANGIQRMLLNDKFVFQYGPLDQGWWPDGLYTAPTDEALKFDIVKTKEMGFNMIRKHIKVEPARWYYECDKQGVLVWQDMPSGDLGNQWEPNLGTMGGTDKDRSAESEAIYRKEWSKIMDDLHNFPSIIVWTPFNEAWGQFKTKEIAEWTKEKDPSRLVNSASGGNHVVTGDIVDLHHYPNPRMPRPDLFGPTHAIVLGEYGGLGLPVPGHSWKEKDNWGYQTFKTADELFDKYASFMKEMEGLIKKGLSAAVYTQTTDVEQETNGLMTYDRKVIKVPATKLKEVTDKLYNPDLVKMNP; this is encoded by the coding sequence ATGAAATTATTCTCTTACTTAATCGGGCTTTGCCTTTCCCAGTCGTTAATCGTATCGGCACAGTCGCAAAACTGGAAGCCGGTGCCAGGAAAAATCTCGACACCCTGGGCTGAGAAGCTAAATCCTGCAAACCCACTACCTGAGTATCCACGACCACAATTGGTACGAGCCAATAACTGGAAAAATTTAAATGGTTTATGGAACTATTCTATCAACCATAAAAATGAAAGTGAACCCAAAGCATACCAAGGCAAAATATTGGTTCCTTTTGCAGTTGAATCATCTTTATCTGGTGTAGGCAAAACAGTTGGTAAGGACAGTTTGTTATGGTACCAAACCAGTTTTGCTGTACCAGCTAACATGAAAAACACCGTTTTATTGCATTTTGGTGCGGTAGACTGGAAGTCGGAAATTTATTTAAACGGCAAAAAAGTTGGTACACATGAAGGTGGATTTGATCCGTTTTCGTTTGATATTACTCCTTTCTTAAAAAAAGGCGGTAAACAAGAATTAACTGTTAGTGTTTGGGACCCAACGGATAATGGCCCTCAGCCTAGAGGTAAACAACAAATAAAACCAGAAGGTATTTGGTATACTCCGGTTACCGGAATATGGCAAACAGTTTGGTTAGAAGGTGTTGCTAAAAGCTATATTGCATCAACCAAACAAACACCAGATATTGATGCAAAATCTTTAACAGTCTCGGCCGATGTGCAAGCTGCACAAGCTGGTGATAAATTAAAAATTAGTGCTTTTGATGGAGCTACCAAAGTTTCGGAACAAGAGGTAGATGCTACTGAAACGGCTACATTGGTTATTGCAAACCCTAAATTATGGTCGCCATCAAGCCCTTTCCTATATGATTTAAAAGTTGCATTGGTACGTAATGGAAAAACTGTTGATGAGGTGAAGAGCTATTTTGCTATGCGCAAATCATCAATGGGTCCGGATGCCAATGGGATCCAAAGAATGCTGTTGAATGACAAATTTGTGTTTCAATACGGACCATTAGACCAGGGATGGTGGCCAGATGGCTTATATACTGCCCCTACTGATGAAGCTTTGAAATTCGACATTGTTAAAACCAAAGAAATGGGCTTTAACATGATCCGCAAGCACATAAAAGTTGAGCCAGCACGTTGGTACTATGAATGCGATAAACAAGGTGTTTTAGTGTGGCAGGATATGCCAAGCGGTGATTTGGGTAACCAATGGGAACCTAATTTAGGCACTATGGGTGGTACTGATAAAGATCGCTCTGCAGAGTCTGAAGCCATATACCGTAAGGAATGGAGCAAAATCATGGACGATTTACACAATTTCCCAAGTATTATTGTGTGGACTCCGTTTAATGAGGCATGGGGACAGTTTAAAACCAAAGAAATTGCAGAATGGACTAAAGAAAAAGATCCTTCGCGCCTGGTAAACAGTGCCAGTGGTGGTAACCACGTTGTAACCGGCGATATTGTTGATTTACACCACTACCCTAACCCAAGAATGCCTCGCCCTGATTTATTCGGCCCAACCCATGCTATTGTTTTAGGTGAATATGGTGGCTTAGGTTTGCCTGTACCCGGACATAGCTGGAAAGAAAAAGACAACTGGGGATATCAGACATTTAAGACTGCCGATGAGCTATTTGATAAGTATGCTTCATTTATGAAAGAGATGGAAGGACTAATTAAAAAAGGACTTTCGGCAGCGGTATATACTCAAACTACTGATGTTGAACAAGAAACCAATGGACTAATGACTTATGACAGAAAGGTTATTAAAGTGCCTGCAACCAAGTTAAAAGAGGTTACAGACAAACTTTACAACCCTGATCTTGTTAAAATGAACCCATAA